The DNA window agaagtgatataatgcgtgggtgagaaatagataaataagtccttttttagtataaattctccctgcccagtaggtggcgataagcatgaagaatgcaaatcgcccaGAAACAAAGAAtaatatgaaagtggagattcataggTTAAAAGGaattggtttctcacccacacttatcatatcgcttcgcaatacatatagattacttttattctgtctttatgtccttttggagtttcaaaatgttggtacccattcacttgtattgtgaggaccaacagagctgaaatgttctcctaaaatctttgtgttctgcagacaaaagaaagtcatacacatccgggaaggcataggggtgagtaaatcttgagaactttcattttatggtgaactatccctttaaattttcaAATGTGAGATCAAAAGAACAAAACCTACCTCTGTACCCTAAAGCTTAAACCTAAACTTACTGATAGTGTtataaatgtgagatgaaaacacaAATGCTAAATCtacaatgtaattttaaatgttcaGGAATTATCATCTGCCCTTTTACTCTTTAATTGTGTAAAAGgaaaaagtcattgttttagcacctgCAGTATATAGGTATttcacaatgagccacgtaaaaatgatttttcaaaatgttggtatagtaACAATTCTATAAGAccatgtttgtaaataaactcaATGCAGTAAACAGACATCACTGCATGTACTTGCTACTGTAGCTTTCCAATATCACATACCCTAAGTTTCTTGTGATATGGCAATAAGGCTTTCAAAACCAGTGGCATTTTTTCAAAGCAGGACAGCATTTGGCACTCAATGAAAGCATGCCACCATTCCTTTTCCCAGGGAAAAGGCACCACACCAGTTTCCAAGGAAACACCACCACCGAGCTTGTTTTCCCTACGTTGGGGCTCGATGCCAAAGTATAAATTGTTAGCCTCTAAAAAAACGTCCCATTAAATTTCATGCCAATTAAAGAGAAACAAATTCCATGTGTgcactgcatttttacatttgataAGTTTGCATATGAAAGCCATGAATGCTGTAAGGACAATAGAGCGGCCATGATAGAAGCTTTGCCCATGATGTTTATTATCAATCAGTGCCACACCAATGGGGCATGTTGGCAGAGGAACAGAGTGTAGCAGAGAGGAGCATGGGAAGCTGGGCTGTGCATTCGCCATTTGTTAGCGACAAGGTTTCACTCACCAAACTTTATTACACACCTGGTGCTCACCAAATGTGCCACTGACTATTTATTCCTTCATCCTACCAGatgctttattttgtttgattgcaGCAAttctacattaaagggatagttcacaaaaaaaaaaaaaaaaaaaaaaaaaaaaaaagaattctgtcatcatttactcactgttatttaatttcaaactcgtatgactttcttcagtggaacacaaaaggagatgttaggcagaatgttagcctcagccaccattcactttcattgtatgaaaaaagttGCAATGGAAGtaattggtgactgaggctaacattctgcctaacatctccttttgcgttttacagaagaaagtcgTACGTGTttagaacatcatgagggtgaataaatcatgacagaattttcaagtgGTGCATATGTCACATTCAAACAGCATGAATCATCTGGAACCTTTAGAGAAAGCAGTACTCAATTTATTCTACCTCTCAGTATTGCTTGAAAATATTGTATTTGAGGTATCTGTACTGAAATGGTTAAACATGTTTGTATTTACCGCAAGGCGTTTATTATTCTACGAGTCTAGAGTGTGTATGCATAAAGGCTTTTGGGAATGACACAAAAGTGTTTTTTAGTAGTAGGTCACACACTAGAGAATTTAAGAAACTGTCACACTCCTTTGCTCCCCAGGAATGTTTGGAGGGATGATCCTTGAAAGGTTCATTCCGCTGGCTGCTTAATTCCCTCGGCGAGACACATAGCGGTGACATGCTCAACTTGGCTGTGTATTGAGTAAGAGCTTTCTGGCTGACTGTGTTCAATAAGGCATTCACAGTTTGATCAGGCTTGGTATTGGTCTGGCAACGGTATCACCACTGAAGCGCTGGCTAATTTCACTCAGCTCAAGCCGATAATCCTGCTTCTGGTCACAAATACAAACCCGGACAAAACACGTACCAGACTGGTTCAAGACAGAAAGCACAGAGTAAAAAGGTGctaatttaatgcaaaataaataaataataattaataataattgggCCAATCAAAAGACAAGTTCTTTGAGTGATTTTTGCTCCTGATCGTCTCAGAAagtgaagtttttttttgtgtgtgtgtgtgtgtgtgtgtgtgtgtgtgtgtgtgaggcatTAACTTTGTCTACATTTCTagattttaaagaaagacaatcTTGCAGGGTATGATTTTGTTGTGATCTCTTTCTCTCCTCACCTCTGGTTACAAAGCTGACAGGCAAAACAGTCCAAATGGTAAACATTATCTCTGGCCCTCATCACCATTTCAAAGGCTGGGATCAGTTTACTGCAGGCTGCGCAGTTCCCCGTCGTACCAAAGAGCCTGTGAGAGAGAACACAAAGCATATTTAGGCTACTCACTCTTACCTTTCTTAGTCTTTATGCATTCAAGCAACTAACCAGAaaaggcaagaaaaaaaaaattggacatcTAATGCAATTCGTAAATCCAGCTTGGCATATATTAAGTATTTTTTGTTAATGAGGGTACAAACCAAGATGTTAATTCTTAGCTAATGATCTAATTAAAACGATCACATGGTTCTAATCCCCTTCTTCAAAGAGTTTTTGCCTAGCACATTGCAAAAGCAATGAAAACAGGTCTGAGGCGAGCAATTGAACTGCTCAATGTTTTTCCCCCTCTTGCTTTTAAATCCAGAGTAACTAATGAGACTTTGCTCAGACCAAAGCCAGCTGGATTTTACACAAGTAAAATACTATAATTTAGTTTTATGTAGACAAATACTATTAAGTAGTCAAAAGTTCAAAAGATTCCCCTTGCAATGATATTTCCTCTGTCCACCTTTCCTCTTCCTCTCTTTTCCTGTGACCTGCTAAAAGCTGAGAGAGACGTAGAGCAGGGTGGTAGTTGGGTGGGGGGTTGTTGGTTAGGTATGTAACCTTGAGAGGTAAGTAGATGCTCGCTGAAGCACAGAaagggacacacaaaaatgtCTCGGCTGTTTATTTAAGCTTATTAGATGGGACACAAACCATCAAGGTCACAAACAGAATAACAGGCAGAGGCAGATCGCTTTCCTCCACACCACCAGACGTCGTATTTACATTTCCCTtgctacaatttttttatttggagattcaaagtcagagatataaatatatatgcacACAGGAAGAAATGGAGGGAGAAAATGCAGAATTCGGCCTTTTGAAACACTCTTATAAAGTTAAGGTCTTGGATGGAAGGAGGTGTCACCACCAGCATCTATTCAGCAGACCCTGCTGTTAATTAGAGCAACAGACCCGAGCCGAGAACAGTCTTATAGTGGGAGAGGGCATGTTGTTATATCAGATAGGCGAAGTGTTAAGAGCCATTGTTAGATTTGGTTACTGTTCCAGTAAAAAGTGTTTGTGGAACTATGACACTCTGAGGAGGCTGTGCAACCTCAGTGAGGTGTTGTCTCTTGAAAGACTTCAGCTTATTTAAATAATGGTTATCAGACTGCTGCTTTATTCCAAGGTCAGTGCAAAATTTGTGAGAAAGTGACTAATAAAAATGATGCGTACACAGTCAATACTTCACATTTTACAATTAGACTTTATATTATagtgtctgtgcaaataattGCATTTATCGGACGATACCAATGTTAAGACAATACCAATGTTTGGCCAAATACATCAATGCATCTCTAATTGTAATAAAAGCACAAGCAGctccataaaaaaaattacatattatgAATGTTGTCCATTTGTATTACTATAgtgtaattacattgtaataaCAAAAAGGTAATGTacaagtgccttttttttttagatacaaAAAACAAATCCACACAAATCCCAAaggaaatgcatttatttctctCTTGGTGAGCTCTGCTGTTCCACACAGTCTCAAAAGTGCCTTTGGCATCATAAAACAGAGATCATGCCAAATTATTTGCCTTCACAGCATTTGACAGGACAACACTTAACTGTGGTTTGGCATCTTGAGAATGCTATTATACAGTAGTTGGGTGAGATGTATCTGACACTCTTTGATCTTGAAAAGTTCTCAGATAGCAGGCTACATAGTCCTAAcgctcacagacacacatactgtacatggttAGAGGCAGCAGGAAGGATTTAAGCGTCTGTCTGAAGGGCCATGTTTTCAGAAAGGGAACAGCACGCAGACTGTGGTCGAGCACATTTCAAATGCCATGCCTTAATGCTGGAGCTTCTGAAAAGGTGGTCAGGAGTCCCTGGGGATCGTGAACAATTTCTTATGGCTCACGTTGCACAGCATGTTGTTACAGATCACATCACAAGACctattttccctttttttcctAAATCATGTCACAGAAAGCACAGGAATGGCAGTTTGAGAGGGTTGTTACAGTCTTGTGAAAATTCAGCGACCTTTTGATTAGTTTAAGAGCAGAGGACTCCTCTTAAAAGAGAAggaactccacacacacacacacacacacacacacacacacacacacacacacacacacacacaccttgggTTTAATGGTAGTTTTTGCAGCACCAAGATGGCCCCACTCAAAATGGTGACTTTAGTAGTGGTTAATTTAAGTGGATTAGGAGGGTAAGGAAACTCATTTGGAAGGTCACCAGCAAACTTTGAAATACAATGCCTTGGATTTTCAGGCAATATAAAAAGTGAAACCAACCATTTTATCAGCAAGGCCATTTAACATGATATTCTTTGCAAAATGTGCTTAAGGACTTCTAGGGCTTTAATGTTGTTtgtgaataattttatttataattaatagtcTCTTTTTATCATTACAAGTAaactttttaattgttttcttgaAAACAAAGTCCATTTTATAACAGATACTAGCAATAATATTAAAGAAATGCTAAAGTGAGTTGAGAGCTCATTTATGTTATTATAGCTCTTCCAAACTAAATTGAAGATCACAAAGTCCCCAgcgcattgaaaaaaaaaaaaaaaaaagcacgacAATAAAGGAAAGGAGAACAGGGCTTTTAACTTCATAATCTTGTTTGTGTTTAACTAAACTTCAGTATTAAAGCCAAAAAAGCCTTTGCTCATTGTTTTGTATGATTCGCTGTGGCTCTGTGTAGACAGGTGTTTCTCTTCTGGTGTTTCTTCATAACTCTAAAGCCGGTATCAGCTTCCTTCCCTTTAATGTATCTCAATCATTGTACTTCAGCTGTTTTACTTGTTTAAAGAGACCGAGATCCACGACTGTATGTGTGAATTGGTAAAGTTATCAGCAGACAAGTGTATTTAGGTATAGTGATTTTtcttaaaaagtaaaatattggAAATAAAGAGGGATTGTTTTTTATACTCAAACAATATGACTGCTTTCTTTTTTCTCATGGCGATAGCAAAGCTTGCTcaggaaacatttattttttaaaatacccTGAATGATTGCTGAGAGTTATCTCCTTTTTAATCCTACTCGTATGTTGGCTAGTAATGGGTGTGTCATCATTAAGCAGAAGAGAAATctactttatatttaaattaaaagcacCTCTCTTTGATTAGTAAAATGACTCATGTTACTAATGCAatggttaagaaaaataaagtaatttcAGGCCTGTGGTCAATGCAATTAAACACAGAGGCACTTTGGCAGTCTTATGGTGTGGTCAGAGGAATCTTGACACCAGTAAAACACATTAATCTACTACTGTCCAAACTAATGAAAGAGTACAGCCTAAAAGCTTATAACACCCATTTACCACCATTTACTGATCTAGTAAGGAAATGGTCAGAGTTAGTTTGTGTTGaggctgatgtgtgtgtgtgtctgtctggggGGGAGGGGGTGTTCATTATGGCTCTACAGTACTCCTGAAGGACAAATGCAGAAGGAGCACAGCTCATAATGTGCGCATGGCAGGGCTCCAAAAACCCAgctgaaaataaaagaaatgcattTGATCCACCCACCCATCTTTAATGAAGTGCCTCCCTGTATGGGAGGCTAATTCTGGGTGAGATTTCAGCTTCATTAGAAGGTGAGAGAACCGATTCTGCATCAATGTGCTGGAGGTGTAGTTTAGGTTGGACACCCTGCTTGAAGTCTCAATCACCTACGTTAAACCAAACACTCTGAATCTGCCTTGCTCTGTCTGCACAGAGAGAGGGATACTTCTTAATTTGTTCCTTAATAGAATTCATATCCAGCATCTCCAGGCATTAAATAGCATGCATTTGTCACAGGCTGAACAGCAGATGAGTGGGCTTGATTTTATTAGGACATCAGTGCCAGTACAGCGGCAACAGGAAGCTCGTTTTGTGCCGTTTCCACAACTCTTCCATTTTTCTCTACTTTTATTTCCTATGATGACCAACCAAAAAAGGGGACTCAAAATTGTCTGTCAACATCAAAATACCACCGTCTGAAATAGtggcaaaaatgtttttattactcagtatttttgtcttgttttccaatggaaaaaaacaacaacaacattttattAGAGAAGCAAAAAAGAtatgaaataattgttttcaaagaaatgtaacaatttaGTAAAGTTTTCCCAATGTTCCTAATTCAGGTTAGTCCTACAGTGTCTTAACAGCACTAATTCGAGGGAGGTTATAAGTGACAACAACCCAAACTGCATCTCCGACTGTGTAAGGCCCAAGCAGTGGCGTCTAGTGGAGAGAGCAGCTTGGGGATAAATGGCTAGATCTGGTTAAAAGACCCCAGGGACTGGGATTTAATGCCCAGAAAATAATCATGTTTAATTTAGCAAGCAGATGGCTCAGAGATAGGAGGTAAAACAGATCCTTAGACCTGCGGTTCTGCCACTCAGCTGCCTATAGTGAGCTGAAAgtccaaacacacactcaaaaacagCAGTTTATCACTTAACTCGGAAAATGGGCAAGACATCACATCCATGTAAACATCTGAAATCTTAACCCGCAAAACATAAACATTCACTACAAGATGCCACTCCAAGCTATTTTTAATCACACAACTGGGATTTAATTGGAGCACTCAAGAGTCTAGGTTGGCACACCACAATGAGGAAAGAACAAGCATTTAAACTGCTGTAGCAGCCTCATGAAAACAATTTACAAGCTAAAAAAATATCTGCTAATCCCACAGATAAACGCAACAGGAGCGAGAGAAGACAGGAAGGAGATGGGAAAGGTGGCAATCATCGCCTGCTAGATGAGGGTGTACTTTTCTGAATGTCATGAAGCCTGAGGTGCAACAAGCCCTTTCTGCTGTGGCAGCACTTTGACTCGAGCGTGTTCTTACCTCAGGTAGTCCCTGCGACAGAGGATGAGATTGGCTTTAGTGTAGAGGGTGGAGCCCACCTCCCCCAGGCGGCAGTCACAGCAGGCACATTTGAGACAGTCTTCGTGCCAGTATTTGTCCAGAGCCTTGAGCAGGTAGCGGTCTTTAATCTTACGGTTGCAGCCGGCGCATCCCTTCTGTTTTCCTTTGGGCTGGACGGAGAGCATCGGCACACCTGTGGCAATACAGAGACAAACAGAGAGCGCTGTGATTTACTGCCTGGCTTAACCGGTGACTTTTCATGTTCCATGCTCTTTGATAAGGGTGGCAGCACCCCTGAAGCGCAGGCCAAAGAACAGGCTATGTCCGCGCAAATGCTGTTTCATATGCATTAGCAGCGACTTTCTTCCGTGCAGATTCAGGCATGTGGGTCACTTTGGACTACATTCATCTATCGCTGCCCCCACTAGAAAAGAACAGATGTTATTTTTGGCATGCAACATACAGAGTTTAATGGGAGTTTGAATGCATCCCTGTGTTGGAATGCCCCAGGACCAGCTCTATTTAGATAGCTGACAGAGGTATTTATGTTGTTTGGAAGATTAGCCATGGCCCTATTTCATCAGAATGAAAACTGTTGGCCATGCTAAAAGCCTCCCATGGGCTTTGTTTGGTATAGATCAACATTAACCTTTTACAGCACTGTTGACCGCAAGAAGGCTGCTCTCAGCTTCCATTGAGATATGGTGTGGCCTAAgtggcttacacacacacacacacacacacacacacgctaaaGCCCTATCTCCTTTTACACTTGCGCTCACGTTCCTGCATTGCAACCAGTGAAGAGTAACCAAACCAGCTAAATTGCCCTGCTGTCACGTAGACTCCCCCCTTTAAGCATGCCTTTTAGCCTCCTAAAGGACAAATAAAGTCCATTTAATAACTGCACTAAACACTAATAGTCTATCTGTGGTCTGACATTTGTGTGTCGACTAAAAGCCGCCCCCAGGCCAGAGCTGGTAACACTGGCACTCGGCACCCCTCTGCCAGCACTAACAGGTCTGCCACAGCTGAAAGCGCAGGACAACAGCTCTTAAGACACTCTCTCCCACACTGAGCTATTGATCCATCTAATAGAACACACAGCTAAACTggcactctccctctctctctctatacctCTCTtttgctctttgctttcaaaacacTTTTCTCTCAGAAAGCCCTGTGTGATGTCCCCTTCAACACCCCCCACCCCTCCTCCCCCAATCGCCAGTGTATCAGCCACAGACGGTCAAACCATTAAaatgcacatacaatggaagtatatgggtccagttcataaacattcaaataaacactgtttcaaaggaatagccacaagatgtaaacataggagttaacatgatttagtgtgataaaatcacttactaaccttatctcagtaaatttatatccaatacagggattacagggtttactagTGATACCTGTACATCCGTCATAAAGTGGTTATATTTGACATTGTAattttacacagatatggttagtaagcgattttatcacactacaataatgttaacatgtaccTCTATAAtatttgtgtcttgtggctatactcttGAAACtgggtgtattttaatgttaatggtttggtcccattcacttccattttaagtgccttactgtaactgtgatttgtctttttttttttttttttttttaataatcttgaTGAGtcagttattttttgtggtaatcaacattgtgccaaaggctgtcaattgagcttatattgaacccagaacccATTAATCTGTTATCAGTTCCTTAGCATCAGGTCTACTGATAAAATGGCAAAATCTCCATTGAGACAATCTACATGGTCATAACTGTCTTTTGGAAAACAAtagtattatttaattattgtgattattattaaaatattattaataatgattataatgttttgtattttaaggATTGTGATCACagtgtttaaaaacagaaattaacTGAAAATCAGTTCTGCTTATCAGTTATCAAACATAATATTATCTGACATAAAAACAATATTGACTGATCTCTAACTTTAGGTATTTGAGATTAATAAAATGTATGCCTTTGACATCACCGTCTCATTTCATCATACATTTTCCTGGTATTGTGATGTTTATATAATGCTTGTGCTTGGCTGATTGTGAGTGCATTGGTGTATGAGAGGAGATGTCCGTTAAGAGTATGCTGACTGTTGGGTGCAGAGGTCACATGCAGCAGCTCTTGTTCTGCCCCAGCTTTAATGTCCGGTAATGGCTCTACTGTACATGATCAACAAATGTACGCCAGTGGGCATGAACTCCATTATCCAGTTCCCTGCATGCAACTATCAGCATATTAATGTTTTTGTATCCTCCCCTTACTGGACTAACCTCCAATATCGGTGTTTAGTTTAGTACAcgctcgttctctctctctctctctctctgatgcacATGCTCATTTATTAGATCAGATTTGTTCAGTGATTCTGAACTATCCACACATCAGTGGTGCTATGAATATAATTAGCATTTcctctgttaaaaaaaataaataaaaaaagaggtaaaaaTGTGAGGGCACTCAAGAAAGTAGTTGAGaaagactgaaagagagagagagagagggcaagaAAGCGAGGGCTTGTTAgttaaatttatgacttggaTGTGAATAAGAGCTCTGGTGGTATTCAGCCATCTTATTTCTTTATCAGAACTGGAAAAAGAGGGAAGCTAATTGGTCTAGCACCGCTGATGGGAGCCATCAATTAGTGGTATGCTCCCCCTCCTGCCGCTCCCCTTCGGCCT is part of the Myxocyprinus asiaticus isolate MX2 ecotype Aquarium Trade chromosome 2, UBuf_Myxa_2, whole genome shotgun sequence genome and encodes:
- the LOC127452053 gene encoding rhombotin-1 isoform X2, with the protein product MVLDKEEGVPMLSVQPKGKQKGCAGCNRKIKDRYLLKALDKYWHEDCLKCACCDCRLGEVGSTLYTKANLILCRRDYLRLFGTTGNCAACSKLIPAFEMVMRARDNVYHLDCFACQLCNQRFCVGDKFFLKNNMILCQMDYEEGQLNGSFETQVQ
- the LOC127452053 gene encoding rhombotin-1 isoform X1, with amino-acid sequence MVLDKEEGQKWGKGLPARFQTVQRVMTGVPMLSVQPKGKQKGCAGCNRKIKDRYLLKALDKYWHEDCLKCACCDCRLGEVGSTLYTKANLILCRRDYLRLFGTTGNCAACSKLIPAFEMVMRARDNVYHLDCFACQLCNQRFCVGDKFFLKNNMILCQMDYEEGQLNGSFETQVQ